From Marmota flaviventris isolate mMarFla1 chromosome X, mMarFla1.hap1, whole genome shotgun sequence, the proteins below share one genomic window:
- the LOC114082255 gene encoding zinc finger protein 709-like, protein MISVTFEDVAVNFMQEEWDLLDASQKNLYRDVMLEVLRNLASIGNKCDEKNIENQIKNFGRNLRQITSHCGPERSKHEECEEKPCELKQYRKSLVSLKSVHTQMLTQTGDGPCESIVCGKVISCSNDIQRHEDSHTGWQPDECQQCDEASSSPTDVQSHTRTHRRGKAFQCEVCGKAFHSPTFFRKHERTHSGEKSHEGKEGGKTVVSPKSLHSHVITHTGKVLFKCNVCGKDFAYRSLFRIHQRKHTREKPYESQQCGKAYSTLCYLQIHEHIHSGEKTKECKQCGKVFTTSLSLDRHGQTHIGEKPYQCQQCGKAYSTSSYLQIHEQIHAGEKPNECQQCGKFFTTSSSLHRHERTHTGEKPYKCEQCGKAFTNSSILHRHEKTHTGEKPYECQQCGKAFSTSSYLQIHERTHSGEKPYECKQCGKAFTNSSILRRHERTHMKKKPYKCQQCGKAFTTLSYLQIHEQIHTGENTNECQQCGKAFTTSSSLHKHERTHTGEKPYQCQQCGKAYSTSSYLQIHEQIHAGEKPNECQQCGKFFTTSSSLHRHERTHTGEKPYECKQCGKAFTQSSNLHSHKKTHTKKKPYECQQCGKAFSTSSYLQIHERTHTGENPYECQQCGKAFSTSSYLQIHERTHTGEKPYECKQRGRTFTLSNHLHSHEKTHTGEKPYECQQCGKAFSTSSYLQIHERTHTGEKPYECKQCGKAFTRSNRLHSHEKTHTGEKPYECQQCGKAFSTSSYLQIHERTHSGEKPYECKQCDKAFALSSNLHSHKKIHTKKKPYECQQCRKVFTTSFNLNRHERMHTGEKPYECKHCGKAFTESSKLHRHERAHTGEKPYECKQCGKAFTKSFKLHRHERTHTGEKPYECKQCGKAFTNSSILHRHEKTHTGEKPYECQQCRKAFSTFSYLQIHERTHSGEKPYECKQCGKAFTDSSKLHRHERTHTREKPYECQQCGKAFTESSKLHRHERTHTREKPYECQQCGKACPTLSYLQIHEQIHTGEKPNECQQCGKVFTTSFNLHRHERMHTGDKPYECKQCGKAFTQSTHLHSHEKSHTGAKPYECQQCGKAFSTSSYLQIHERTHSGEKPYECKQCGKAFTMSSKLHRHERTHTREKPYECQQCGKACPTLSYLQRHEQIHTGQNPKECKQCGKVFTYSSNLHRHERTHTGEKPYECKQCGKAFTRSTHLHSHEKTHTGEKPYECKQCGKAFVRSHHLHRHEKTHTGEKSYEYQQCGEPLDTSSEPHVHGSIHAEEKPNEYQQCGKVFFLLFLSQT, encoded by the exons ATG ATCtcagtgacctttgaggatgtggctgtgaacttcaTGCAGGAGGAGTGGGATTTGCTGGATGCTTCCCAGAAGAACCtttacagagatgtgatgctggaAGTCCTCAGAAACCTGGCATCTATAG GAAACAAATGTGATGAGAAGAACATTgaaaatcagattaaaaatttTGGGAGAAATCTAAG GCAGATCACATCTCACTGTGGACCCGAACGCTCCAAGCatgaagaatgtgaagagaagccATGTGAATTGAAACAATACAGGAAATCTCTGGTTTCTCTCAAAAGTGTTCACACACAAATGTTAACACAAACTGGAGATGGACCCTGTGAAAGTATAGTATGTGGGAAAGTCATCAGTTGTTCCAATGACATTCAAAGGCATGAAGATTCTCATACTGGGTGGCAACCtgatgaatgtcaacaatgtgatGAAGCCTCATCTTCTCCCACAGATGTTCAAAGTCACACAAGAACACATAGGCGAGGTAAAGCTTTTCAATGTGAGGTATGTGGAAAAGCCTTTCATTCCCCCACTTTCtttagaaaacatgaaagaactcattctGGAGAGAAATCCCATGAAGGTAAAGAAGGTGGTAAAACCGTGGTTTCACCCAAAAGTCTTCACAGTCACGTGATCACGCATACTGggaaagtactttttaaatgtaatgtaTGTGGGAAAGACTTTGCTTACCGAAGTTTATTTagaatacatcagagaaaacatactagagagaaaccctatgaaagtcaacaatgtggaaaagcctacaGTACTTTGTGttaccttcagatacatgaacaTATCCATAGTGGCGAGAAGACCAAAGAAtgcaaacaatgtggaaaagtcttcACTACTTCTTTATCCCTTGACAGACATGGACAAACACAtattggagagaagccctatcaatgtcaacaatgtggaaaagcctacaGTACTTCATCttaccttcagatacatgaacaaatccatgctggagagaagcccaatgaatgccaacaatgtggaaaattcttcactacttcttcttcccttcacagacatgaacggacgcatactggagagaagccctataaatgtgaacagtgtggcaaagccttcactaaCTCCTCTATACTTCACAgacatgaaaaaactcatactggtgagaagccctatgaatgtcaacaatgtgggaaagccttcagtacTTCTTCCTATCTTCAGATACATGAGCGGACTCAtagtggggagaagccctatgaatgtaagcagtgtggcaaagccttcactaaCTCCTCTATACTTCGCAGACATGAAAGAACACATATGAAAAAGAAACCCTataaatgtcaacaatgtgggaaagccttcactacTTTGTCttaccttcagatacatgaacaaatccatactggagagaataccaatgaatgccaacaatgtggaaaagccttcactacttcttcttcccttcacaAACATGAACGaacgcatactggagagaagccctatcaatgtcaacaatgtggaaaagcctatAGTACTTCATCttaccttcagatacatgaacaaatccatgctggagagaagcccaatgaatgccaacaatgtggaaaattcttcactacttcttcttcccttcacagacatgaacggacgcatactggagagaagccctatgaatgcaagcagtgtggcaaagcttttactcaatCATCTAACCTTCACTCACATAAAAAAACTCATACGAAaaagaaaccctatgaatgtcaacaatgtgggaaagccttcagtacttcttcctaccttcagatacatgagcggactcatactggggagaacccctatgaatgtcaacaatgtgggaaagcgTTCAGTACTTCTTCCTACCTTCAGATACATGAGCGgactcatactggggagaagccctatgaatgtaagcagcgTGGCAGAACCTTCACTCTGTCCAAtcaccttcactcacatgaaaaaactcatactggggagaagccctatgaatgtcaacaatgtgggaaagccttcagtacTTCTTCCTACCTTCAAATACATGAGCGgactcatactggggagaagccctatgaatgtaagcagtgtggcaaagccttcactcgGTCCAATCgccttcactcacatgaaaaaactcatacgggggagaagccctatgaatgtcaacaatgtgggaaagccttcagtacTTCTTCCTACCTTCAGATACATGAGCGGACTCAtagtggggagaagccctatgaatgtaagcagtgtgacAAAGCTTTTGCTCTATCGTCTAACCTTCACtcacataaaaaaattcatacgaaaaagaaaccctatgaatgtcaacaatgtcgAAAAGTCTTCACTACTTCTTTTAACCTTAACAGACATGAAAGaatgcatactggagagaagccctatgaatgcaagcattgtggcaaagccttcactgaGTCCTCTAAACTTCACAGACATGAACGAgcgcatactggagagaagccctatgaatgtaagcagtgtggcaaagccttcactaaGTCCTTTAAACTTCACAGACATGAACGaacgcatactggagagaagccctatgaatgtaagcagtgtggtaAAGCCTTCACTAACTCCTCTATACTTCACAgacatgaaaaaactcatactggggagaagccctatgaatgtcaacaatgtagGAAAGCCTTCAGTACTTTTTCCTACCTTCAGATACATGAGCGGACTCAtagtggggagaagccctatgaatgtaagcagtgtggcaaagccttcactgaCTCCTCTAAACTTCACAGACATGAAAGAACACATACtagagagaaaccctatgaatgtcaacaatgtgggaaagccttcactgAATCCTCTAAACTTCACAGACATGAAAGAACACATACtagagagaaaccctatgaatgtcaacaatgtgggaaagcctgcCCTACTTTGTCttaccttcagatacatgaacaaatccatactggagagaagcccaatgaatgccaacaatgtggaaaagtcttcACTACTTCTTTTAACCTTCACAGACATGAACGGATGCATACTGGAGacaagccctatgaatgtaagcagtgtggcaaagccttcactcagtccactcaccttcactcacatgaaaaatCTCATACTGGGgcgaagccctatgaatgtcaacaatgtgggaaagccttcagtacTTCTTCCTACCTTCAGATACATGAGCGGACTCATAGTGGGGAGAAGCcttatgaatgtaagcagtgtggcaaagccttcactatGTCCTCTAAACTTCACAGACATGAAAGAACACATACtagagagaaaccctatgaatgtcaacaatgtgggaaagcctgcCCTACTTTGTCTTACCTTCAGAGACATGAACAAATCCATACTGGACAGAATCCTAAGGAAtgcaaacaatgtggaaaagtcttcACTTATTCTTCTAACCTTCACAGACATGAACGgacgcatactggagagaagccctatgaatgtaagcagtgcgGCAAAGCCTTCACTCGGTCCACtcaccttcactcacatgaaaaaactcatactggggagaagccctatgaatgtaagcagtgtggcaaagctttcGTTCGATCCCATCATCTTCACAGACATGAAAAaacgcatactggagagaagtcTTATGAATATCAACAATGTGGAGAACCCCTTGACACATCCAGTGAACCTCACGTACATGGAAGTATTCATGCAGAAGAAAAGCCTAATGAATaccaacaatgtggaaaagtctttttcttgctttttctttcacaGACATGA